In a single window of the Micrococcaceae bacterium Sec5.7 genome:
- a CDS encoding carboxyl transferase domain-containing protein, translating into METLASQVDTTGAAFSANSQAQLALAGELRERLAAAALGGPEKSRERHVARGKLLPRERIDQLLDDGSPFLEIAPLAANGMYNGDSPGAGVIAGIGLVHGRHVLVISNDATVKGGTYYPMTVKKHLRAQEIALENKLPCIYLVDSGGAFLPRQDEVFPDKEHFGRIFFNQAKMSAARIPQIASVMGSCTAGGAYVPAMSDETVIVRNQGTIFLGGPPLVKAAIGEIVTAEELGGGDVHSKISGVTDHLAENDEHALQIVRDIFSTLPRPAGPAWDVDTTVEPVADVSELYGAVPTDVNAQYDVREVIARLVDGSRFHEFKKYYGTTLVTGFARLHGHPVGIVANNGVLFSESSLKGAHFIELCDQRGIPLVFLQNLSGFMVGKDYEQGGIAKNGAKMVTAVATARVPKLTVVIGGSFGAGNYSMCGRAYSPRFLWMWPASRISVMGGNQASSVLATVKRDQYEARGEEWSLEDEEAFKAPIKQQYEDQGSPYYSTARLWDDGVIDPADTRTVLGLALDVVSRAPMPETSFGLFRM; encoded by the coding sequence ATGGAGACACTAGCCAGCCAGGTGGACACCACAGGTGCCGCCTTTTCCGCGAACAGCCAGGCGCAGCTCGCGCTTGCCGGCGAACTTCGCGAAAGGCTTGCGGCGGCTGCCCTCGGCGGGCCGGAGAAATCGCGAGAACGCCACGTGGCCCGGGGGAAGCTCCTCCCGCGCGAGCGCATCGACCAGCTGTTGGATGACGGCAGCCCGTTCCTCGAGATCGCGCCACTAGCAGCCAACGGCATGTACAACGGTGATTCGCCGGGCGCCGGTGTGATTGCGGGCATCGGGCTGGTCCACGGACGTCATGTGCTGGTGATCTCCAACGATGCCACGGTCAAGGGCGGCACATACTATCCCATGACGGTGAAGAAGCACCTGCGCGCCCAGGAAATCGCCTTGGAAAACAAGCTTCCGTGTATCTATCTGGTGGATTCCGGCGGAGCCTTCCTGCCCAGGCAGGACGAGGTCTTTCCGGACAAGGAGCACTTCGGCCGGATCTTCTTTAACCAGGCAAAGATGTCCGCAGCCAGGATTCCGCAGATCGCCTCGGTGATGGGTTCGTGCACCGCCGGCGGCGCCTACGTTCCCGCAATGAGCGATGAAACCGTGATCGTCCGGAACCAGGGCACCATTTTCCTCGGTGGCCCGCCCCTGGTGAAGGCTGCCATCGGCGAGATTGTCACCGCGGAGGAGCTCGGCGGCGGCGACGTCCACTCGAAGATCTCCGGTGTTACCGACCACCTGGCCGAGAACGACGAACACGCCCTCCAGATTGTCCGTGACATCTTCTCCACCCTGCCCCGGCCGGCCGGCCCCGCCTGGGACGTGGACACAACCGTCGAACCTGTTGCTGACGTAAGTGAGCTCTACGGCGCGGTGCCCACGGACGTTAACGCGCAGTACGACGTCCGTGAGGTCATCGCACGTCTGGTGGACGGCAGCCGGTTCCACGAATTCAAGAAGTACTACGGCACCACCCTGGTGACCGGTTTCGCCAGGCTGCACGGCCATCCTGTGGGCATCGTGGCAAACAACGGCGTACTTTTCAGCGAGTCCTCGCTTAAGGGGGCCCACTTCATCGAACTGTGCGACCAGCGCGGAATTCCGTTGGTCTTCCTGCAGAACCTGTCGGGTTTCATGGTCGGCAAGGACTATGAGCAGGGCGGCATCGCCAAGAATGGCGCCAAGATGGTCACCGCAGTGGCCACGGCCCGTGTTCCCAAGTTGACCGTGGTGATCGGCGGCTCGTTCGGTGCCGGAAACTACTCCATGTGCGGCCGCGCCTACTCGCCCCGCTTCCTGTGGATGTGGCCCGCGAGCCGGATCTCGGTCATGGGCGGCAACCAGGCCTCAAGCGTGCTCGCAACCGTCAAACGGGACCAGTATGAGGCGCGCGGCGAGGAATGGTCGCTCGAGGATGAAGAAGCATTCAAGGCGCCCATCAAACAGCAGTACGAGGACCAGGGAAGCCCCTACTATTCCACCGCCCGGCTCTGGGACGACGGCGTGATTGACCCCGCGGACACCCGCACTGTGCTGGGGCTTGCACTCGACGTCGTCTCCCGCGCCCCCATGCCGGAGACCTCCTTCGGCCTCTTCCGGATGTGA
- a CDS encoding TetR family transcriptional regulator: protein MPTTQRGEETRQAQAKQRGHSTQRSQAKENRRQALLSAAAALFAANGFNRVSLEDLGAAAGVSGPAVYRHFPGKQAVLGALLLTVSQDLLDGGSRVVADAQDPAAALALLVQFHVDFALSNPDVIRVQDRDFSNLTDDDQAEVRTLQRNYVELWVDVLARLHTETDPAELRMRAHASFGLINSTPHSVRSHGRRMGVKSARPLLEQMALAALTVPYGPASG, encoded by the coding sequence GTGCCGACCACCCAGCGCGGCGAGGAAACGCGGCAGGCCCAAGCCAAGCAACGCGGCCATTCGACGCAGCGCAGCCAGGCCAAGGAGAACCGCCGCCAGGCCCTGCTGTCAGCCGCCGCCGCGCTTTTTGCCGCCAACGGTTTCAACCGTGTGTCGCTCGAGGATCTGGGAGCTGCCGCCGGCGTCAGCGGACCGGCTGTGTACCGGCACTTCCCCGGCAAGCAGGCAGTTCTGGGGGCGCTGCTTCTGACTGTAAGCCAGGATCTGCTCGACGGCGGAAGCCGGGTTGTGGCGGATGCGCAGGACCCTGCCGCTGCCCTGGCCCTGCTGGTGCAGTTCCATGTGGACTTCGCCCTGAGCAATCCGGACGTGATCCGCGTCCAGGACCGGGATTTCAGCAATCTGACCGACGACGACCAGGCTGAAGTCCGCACCCTCCAGCGCAATTACGTGGAGCTCTGGGTGGATGTCCTCGCCAGGCTGCATACGGAGACGGATCCTGCCGAGCTCCGGATGAGGGCACACGCGAGCTTCGGACTCATCAACTCCACGCCGCACTCGGTCAGGAGCCATGGGCGGAGAATGGGCGTCAAGTCCGCCCGGCCGCTGCTGGAGCAGATGGCGCTGGCCGCATTGACTGTTCCCTACGGCCCCGCCTCCGGGTAG
- a CDS encoding dihydrolipoamide acetyltransferase family protein: MTATMIKEFRLPDLGEGLTESEILSWKVGVGDTVTLNQIIAEVETAKAVVELPSPFAGVITALHEQPGTVVEVGKPIVSFEVEGDDGASPGAGGPAEEATAKREPNLVGYGAVVEGSGRPARRTRNVAAPAETPVIEPAGTPVAEAVETRPPEATPVQKPSAERPRSTPPVRKLAKDLGVDLVAISGSGAAGLITREDVRNFVGGGDLPAAAHNLAPTTAADAHGAAGSGSQAEREVRTPIKGVRKFTAAAMVSSAFTAPHVTEFLTIDVTPTMELLARLKTSRAFAGYRLTPLTLVAKAALIALRRNPSLNSKWDEARQEIVQFNYVNLGIAAATPRGLTVPNIKDAEQLSLMQLSTALTALTETARAGKTTPEDLSGGTISITNIGVFGIDAGTPILNPGEASILAMGAVRKTPWEYQDEVALRQVMTLSLSFDHRLVDGEQGSRFLADLGAILAEPGMVLAMI; the protein is encoded by the coding sequence ATGACCGCCACCATGATCAAGGAATTCAGACTTCCGGACCTCGGCGAAGGCCTCACCGAATCCGAAATTCTCAGCTGGAAAGTGGGAGTGGGGGACACCGTCACGCTGAACCAGATCATCGCCGAGGTGGAGACCGCCAAAGCGGTGGTGGAGCTGCCGTCGCCGTTCGCCGGCGTGATCACCGCACTCCACGAGCAGCCCGGCACAGTTGTCGAGGTCGGCAAACCTATCGTTTCGTTTGAAGTAGAGGGCGACGACGGTGCGTCACCCGGTGCTGGAGGCCCGGCTGAGGAAGCTACCGCCAAGCGCGAGCCCAACCTCGTGGGGTACGGCGCCGTCGTCGAAGGTTCCGGACGCCCCGCCCGTCGGACCCGCAACGTTGCGGCCCCGGCCGAAACCCCGGTGATAGAGCCCGCCGGAACCCCGGTGGCTGAGGCTGTCGAAACCAGGCCGCCCGAAGCCACGCCCGTCCAAAAGCCATCGGCGGAACGCCCTCGGTCCACTCCTCCGGTGCGCAAACTGGCCAAGGACCTCGGCGTGGATCTGGTGGCCATCTCCGGAAGCGGAGCCGCTGGACTGATTACCCGCGAGGACGTGCGGAATTTTGTGGGCGGGGGTGACCTGCCGGCCGCAGCCCATAACCTGGCACCAACTACGGCCGCCGACGCACACGGCGCTGCCGGATCCGGAAGTCAGGCTGAACGTGAGGTGCGTACCCCCATCAAGGGCGTACGCAAGTTCACCGCTGCGGCCATGGTTTCCAGCGCGTTCACGGCCCCCCACGTCACGGAGTTCCTGACGATCGACGTCACACCCACCATGGAGCTGCTGGCCAGGCTCAAAACCAGCCGTGCCTTCGCCGGCTACAGGCTGACGCCGCTGACCCTGGTTGCCAAGGCGGCGCTCATTGCGCTGCGCCGCAATCCGTCCCTGAACTCCAAGTGGGACGAAGCCCGTCAGGAGATTGTGCAGTTCAACTATGTAAACCTCGGCATAGCCGCGGCCACGCCCCGCGGCCTGACGGTCCCGAACATCAAGGACGCCGAACAGCTGTCGCTGATGCAGCTGTCCACCGCCCTGACCGCACTCACCGAAACGGCGAGGGCCGGGAAGACAACGCCGGAGGACCTCTCCGGCGGCACCATCTCCATCACAAACATCGGCGTGTTCGGAATCGACGCGGGAACTCCCATCCTTAATCCGGGTGAGGCCTCGATTCTGGCCATGGGCGCTGTGCGGAAGACTCCGTGGGAGTACCAGGACGAGGTAGCACTGCGCCAGGTCATGACGCTCAGCCTGTCCTTCGACCACCGGCTGGTGGACGGCGAGCAGGGCTCCCGGTTCCTGGCGGATCTCGGCGCCATCCTGGCTGAGCCCGGCATGGTGCTGGCAATGATCTAG
- a CDS encoding alpha-ketoacid dehydrogenase subunit beta, producing MTQMTFARAINSGLRKSLENDPKVILMGEDIGALGGVFRVTDGLQKDFGEHRVVDTPLAEAAIMGTAVGLAYRGYRPVVEIQFDGFIYPAFDQIVCQVAKLHYRTQGAVKMPITIRVPFGGGIGSPEHHSESPEAYFTHTSGLRVISVSNPQDAHTMIQQAIASDDPVLYFEPKRRYHDKGEVDESLDLSTALSMEKARVVTEGTDVTLVAYGPLVKTARDAAMAAADEGISVEVIDLRSLAPVDFTTVEASVRKTGRLVITHEAGQSGGLGAEVAASITERCFYHLETAPVRVTGFDIPYPYSKLEMHHLPGLDRILDGVDRALGRPNSLSGLEG from the coding sequence ATGACGCAGATGACCTTTGCCCGTGCCATCAATTCCGGTCTGCGCAAGTCCCTCGAAAACGACCCCAAGGTGATTCTGATGGGCGAGGACATCGGCGCCCTGGGCGGTGTCTTCCGGGTCACTGACGGCTTACAGAAGGATTTCGGAGAGCACCGCGTGGTGGACACGCCCCTCGCGGAGGCCGCCATCATGGGCACCGCCGTGGGCCTTGCCTACCGCGGGTACCGTCCGGTGGTGGAGATCCAGTTCGACGGCTTCATCTACCCTGCTTTTGACCAGATTGTGTGCCAGGTGGCCAAGCTCCACTACCGCACGCAGGGTGCCGTGAAGATGCCCATCACCATCAGAGTCCCCTTTGGCGGCGGCATCGGTTCCCCGGAACACCACTCCGAATCCCCGGAGGCCTACTTCACGCACACCTCGGGCCTGCGGGTGATCAGCGTTTCCAACCCGCAGGACGCGCACACCATGATCCAGCAGGCCATCGCCTCCGATGATCCCGTGCTCTACTTCGAACCCAAGCGCCGCTATCACGACAAAGGCGAGGTGGACGAGTCTCTGGACCTCAGCACCGCGCTGTCGATGGAAAAGGCCCGCGTAGTCACCGAGGGAACCGATGTCACGCTCGTGGCGTACGGACCCCTGGTCAAGACCGCCCGGGACGCCGCGATGGCCGCAGCTGATGAGGGTATTTCCGTGGAAGTCATCGACCTGCGCTCGCTGGCGCCGGTGGACTTCACGACGGTGGAGGCTTCCGTACGGAAGACCGGGCGGCTGGTGATCACCCATGAAGCCGGGCAGTCCGGCGGCCTTGGTGCAGAAGTTGCGGCCAGCATCACGGAGCGCTGCTTCTACCACCTCGAAACCGCCCCGGTCCGGGTGACCGGCTTTGACATCCCGTACCCGTATTCCAAGCTCGAAATGCACCATCTGCCGGGCCTGGACAGGATCCTGGACGGTGTGGACCGCGCCCTTGGCCGGCCGAACTCACTCAGCGGGCTGGAAGGATGA
- the pdhA gene encoding pyruvate dehydrogenase (acetyl-transferring) E1 component subunit alpha: protein MFTDELGKGGTNAGGPGNSAGPHGGAAQNLVQLITPEGERISHPEYDIWVQDVTDEQLCSLYEDMVAIRRIDTEATALQRQGELALWPPLLGQEASQIGSGRALREDDFVFSSYRENGVAYCRGVDLTDIVRVWRGNASSGWDPYTINMATPQIIIGAQTLHATGYAMGIQNDGADSVAVTYFGDGATSEGDVNEAMVFAASFQAPVVFFCQNNQWAISEPVRLQSHIQIADRAMGFGIPSMRVDGNDVLAVLAATRVALDRARHGGGPTFIEAVTYRMGPHTTADDPTRYRDANELEDWAAKDPIARVKALLDRKGLLSEDFEAHVQAKADAVAREMRAGCINMPEPEPLDIFKHVYSTPNSWLDRQQDHYSRYLASFGDPAEATSEEGAR, encoded by the coding sequence GTGTTTACAGACGAGTTGGGTAAGGGCGGAACAAACGCCGGAGGCCCGGGCAACAGCGCAGGACCACATGGCGGGGCGGCCCAGAACCTGGTCCAGCTGATCACCCCCGAGGGGGAACGGATCAGCCATCCGGAATATGACATCTGGGTCCAGGACGTTACTGATGAGCAGCTGTGCTCCCTCTACGAGGACATGGTGGCCATCCGGCGGATCGATACGGAGGCCACCGCACTGCAGCGGCAGGGCGAGCTTGCACTCTGGCCGCCGCTGCTGGGCCAGGAAGCATCCCAGATCGGCTCCGGCCGGGCACTGCGTGAGGATGACTTCGTCTTTTCCAGCTACCGTGAAAACGGTGTGGCGTACTGCCGCGGCGTGGACCTGACGGACATCGTCCGGGTCTGGCGCGGGAACGCCTCCTCAGGCTGGGATCCGTACACCATAAATATGGCAACGCCGCAGATCATCATCGGCGCCCAGACGCTGCATGCCACCGGTTACGCCATGGGGATCCAGAATGACGGAGCCGATTCCGTGGCCGTGACCTATTTCGGTGACGGGGCAACCAGCGAGGGAGACGTCAACGAGGCCATGGTTTTCGCCGCCAGTTTCCAGGCGCCCGTTGTCTTTTTCTGCCAGAACAACCAGTGGGCCATCTCCGAGCCGGTGCGGCTGCAGTCACACATCCAGATTGCCGACAGGGCAATGGGCTTCGGCATCCCCAGCATGCGGGTGGATGGCAACGACGTCCTGGCCGTGCTGGCAGCCACCCGTGTGGCATTGGACAGGGCGCGCCACGGCGGCGGCCCCACCTTTATCGAGGCCGTTACTTACCGCATGGGCCCCCATACCACCGCTGATGACCCCACGCGCTACCGGGACGCCAACGAGCTCGAAGACTGGGCTGCCAAGGACCCCATTGCCCGGGTCAAGGCCCTGCTGGACCGGAAGGGCCTGCTGAGCGAAGACTTCGAGGCGCACGTGCAGGCAAAGGCCGACGCCGTTGCCCGCGAAATGCGCGCAGGCTGCATCAACATGCCCGAGCCGGAGCCGCTGGACATCTTCAAGCACGTCTACAGCACACCGAACTCCTGGCTGGACCGCCAGCAGGACCATTACTCCCGTTACCTGGCTTCCTTCGGCGATCCCGCGGAAGCCACTTCAGAAGAAGGTGCACGCTGA
- a CDS encoding Lrp/AsnC family transcriptional regulator, translated as MQALDGTDTRLLSALARDPRRTVVALAQKLGLSRNTVQARMAQLEKKHVFLSFERRINPASLGYPLMAFISVHVQQQKLGQLAEELAGVPEILEGYGLTGSADLLLRVVALDAEDLFRINGKILACDGVDRTDTALAMGELIPFRIQPLLDRGSAPD; from the coding sequence ATGCAAGCTTTGGATGGCACAGACACACGGCTCCTTTCAGCGTTGGCGCGCGACCCCCGCCGAACAGTTGTGGCATTGGCTCAAAAACTGGGGCTGTCCCGGAATACGGTCCAGGCCCGGATGGCGCAGCTGGAGAAAAAGCACGTCTTTCTTTCCTTCGAACGCCGCATCAATCCGGCGTCACTGGGCTACCCGCTGATGGCCTTTATCTCCGTGCACGTGCAGCAACAGAAGCTTGGCCAGCTGGCCGAGGAACTTGCCGGCGTGCCGGAAATCCTCGAAGGGTATGGCCTGACAGGCTCGGCGGATCTCCTCCTACGCGTAGTGGCGCTGGACGCCGAGGACCTGTTCCGGATCAACGGGAAAATTCTGGCCTGCGATGGTGTGGACCGAACGGATACGGCCCTGGCCATGGGAGAACTCATTCCGTTCCGCATCCAGCCGCTTCTGGACCGCGGCTCCGCGCCAGACTGA
- a CDS encoding DUF4383 domain-containing protein: MRTSPNRLIATVFGAVYLLVGLLGFVVTSGIGFFATEGRNLIIFEVNPLHNIIHLAIGAALLYAGLKNTQQARTVNASVGAVYLLVGLVGLFLLSSPLNIIALNGADNVLHLASAVLLLGVGLSLDRSPAAARA, translated from the coding sequence ATGCGCACCTCACCGAACCGCCTCATCGCCACCGTCTTCGGCGCCGTTTATCTGCTTGTGGGTCTCCTCGGATTCGTCGTCACCTCGGGCATCGGCTTCTTTGCCACCGAAGGCCGCAATCTGATCATTTTTGAAGTCAATCCCCTGCACAACATCATTCACCTCGCCATCGGCGCGGCCTTGCTCTATGCCGGCCTGAAGAACACCCAGCAGGCCCGGACAGTCAACGCGAGCGTCGGCGCCGTGTACCTACTGGTTGGATTGGTGGGCCTGTTCCTGCTCAGCTCACCCCTGAACATCATCGCGCTCAACGGTGCGGACAACGTCCTGCACCTCGCCAGCGCGGTGCTTTTGCTCGGTGTCGGCCTGTCCCTGGACAGGTCTCCTGCCGCGGCCCGAGCCTAG
- a CDS encoding cation acetate symporter, with amino-acid sequence MTLMVPAVNVADLKDTTLLNMGIFALFVAITMVIVIKASRNNKTAADYYAAGRSFTGPQNGTAIAGDYLSAASFLGITGAIAINGYDGFMYSIGFLVAWLVALLLVAELLRNTGKFTMADVLSFRLKQRPVRIAAAISTLAVCFFYLLAQMAGAGSLISLLLGISDWGGQALVIIVVGALMIMYVLIGGMKGTTWVQIIKAMLLIAGAAVMTFWVLAIYGFNLSDLLGGAVETSKNPNMLNPGLQYGKTETSKLDFMSLGLALVLGTAALPHVLMRFYTVPTAKEARKSVVWSIWLIGIFYIFTLVLGYGAAALVGADTIKAAPGGVNSAAPLLAFHLGGPLLLGFISAVAFATILAVVAGLTITAAASFAHDIYASVISKGKADAETEVKVARRTVVVIGLLAIVGGIFANGQNVAFLVALAFAVAASANLPTIVYSLFWRRFTTQGAVWSMYGGLGSAILLIALSPVVSGAKTSMIPGANFAIFPLSNPGIVSIPLAFFLGWLGTVLDKNKENSAKQAEMEVRSLTGVGAEKAVNH; translated from the coding sequence ATGACACTCATGGTTCCCGCAGTGAACGTTGCGGATCTCAAGGACACCACCCTGCTGAACATGGGCATCTTCGCCCTGTTCGTTGCAATCACCATGGTGATTGTGATCAAGGCCAGCCGCAACAACAAGACGGCGGCCGACTACTACGCCGCCGGGCGGTCCTTCACGGGCCCCCAGAACGGCACAGCCATCGCCGGCGACTACCTCTCGGCGGCCTCGTTCCTGGGCATCACCGGGGCCATCGCCATCAACGGGTACGACGGCTTCATGTACTCCATCGGATTCCTCGTCGCCTGGCTGGTGGCCCTGCTGCTCGTCGCCGAGCTGCTCCGCAACACGGGCAAGTTCACCATGGCCGACGTCCTGTCCTTCCGCCTCAAGCAGCGACCGGTGCGGATCGCGGCAGCCATTTCCACCCTGGCCGTCTGCTTCTTCTACCTGCTGGCGCAGATGGCCGGCGCAGGGAGCCTGATCTCCCTGCTCCTGGGTATCAGCGACTGGGGCGGGCAGGCGCTGGTGATCATCGTCGTCGGCGCCCTGATGATCATGTACGTCCTGATCGGCGGAATGAAGGGCACCACCTGGGTCCAGATCATCAAGGCCATGCTGCTCATTGCAGGTGCCGCGGTCATGACTTTCTGGGTCCTGGCGATCTACGGCTTCAACCTCTCCGACCTGCTGGGGGGCGCTGTGGAAACCTCAAAGAACCCCAACATGCTCAACCCGGGCCTGCAGTACGGCAAAACCGAGACCTCCAAGCTGGACTTCATGTCCCTGGGCCTGGCACTGGTGCTCGGCACCGCCGCCCTGCCGCACGTGCTGATGCGCTTCTACACGGTCCCCACGGCCAAGGAAGCCCGCAAGTCCGTGGTGTGGTCCATCTGGCTGATCGGCATCTTCTACATCTTCACCCTGGTCCTGGGTTACGGCGCGGCGGCGCTGGTGGGTGCTGACACCATCAAGGCGGCTCCGGGCGGGGTCAACTCCGCTGCACCGCTGCTCGCCTTCCACCTCGGCGGGCCGCTGTTGCTGGGCTTCATCTCGGCCGTGGCGTTCGCCACCATCCTTGCAGTGGTGGCTGGTCTCACCATCACGGCCGCTGCCTCCTTTGCCCATGACATCTACGCCAGCGTTATCTCCAAGGGCAAGGCCGACGCCGAAACTGAGGTCAAGGTTGCCCGGCGCACCGTTGTGGTGATCGGCCTGCTCGCCATTGTCGGCGGCATCTTCGCCAACGGCCAGAACGTGGCGTTCCTTGTGGCGCTGGCCTTCGCGGTGGCGGCGTCCGCCAACCTGCCCACCATCGTCTACTCGCTGTTCTGGCGCCGGTTCACCACCCAGGGCGCGGTGTGGAGCATGTATGGCGGACTGGGCTCGGCAATCCTGCTGATCGCGCTGTCTCCAGTGGTTTCAGGGGCCAAAACGTCCATGATCCCGGGAGCAAACTTCGCGATCTTCCCGCTGAGCAACCCGGGAATTGTGTCCATTCCGCTGGCCTTCTTCCTTGGCTGGCTGGGCACCGTGCTGGACAAGAATAAGGAGAACAGCGCCAAGCAGGCCGAAATGGAGGTCCGATCGCTGACCGGTGTAGGAGCCGAGAAGGCCGTCAACCACTGA
- a CDS encoding DUF485 domain-containing protein — MGNDAQTPDAAASVDFVEVQSTERFQELRKRHRSFVFPMAIAFLLWYFAYVLLADYAVGFMSTKVWGNINVGLILGLLQFVSTFAITGWYVSYSNRKLDPIAAEIRQEIEGHEFDKHGNPLSGAAQ; from the coding sequence ATGGGTAATGATGCCCAAACTCCGGACGCTGCGGCGTCCGTTGACTTCGTGGAAGTCCAATCGACGGAGCGGTTCCAGGAACTGCGCAAACGTCATCGCAGCTTTGTCTTTCCGATGGCCATTGCATTCCTGCTCTGGTACTTCGCCTACGTCCTGCTGGCCGACTACGCGGTCGGTTTCATGTCAACCAAGGTCTGGGGCAACATCAACGTCGGACTGATCCTGGGCCTGCTGCAGTTCGTGTCCACGTTCGCCATCACCGGCTGGTACGTCAGCTACTCGAACCGGAAGCTTGACCCCATCGCCGCCGAGATCCGCCAGGAAATCGAAGGCCACGAGTTCGACAAACACGGCAATCCACTAAGCGGGGCGGCACAATGA
- a CDS encoding sensor histidine kinase → MPDSPLFTAAAVAVIAMAIAVVVAVGLKVLRSFRELGTDAERATYNTLHAASRAGQHLRTGLNPSGAAKASRQLRNLLGCDALAITDTSGVLAWDGGSEELKPLLMGLAADVLAGGRTTVIHAGDIQPRALNGGAERGGQAVQPAAVIAPIRAGARVVGVVAAFAPAAGAGLVRATGEVADWVATQVELAELDASRTLLMEAEVRALRAQISPHFIYNSLNAIASFINTDPERARELVVEFADFTRYSFRRHGDFTTLAEELRCIDRYLLLERARFGERVQVSLRIAPEVLSTVIPFLSLQPLVENAVRHGLEAKEGPGHITITANGSGAFAEVTIEDDGVGMDPEQLRSMLAGHSDGDHVGLRNVDARLRQVYGDEHGLVIETAPGEGTLITMRVPKSQPSHDA, encoded by the coding sequence ATGCCGGACTCTCCCCTGTTTACCGCCGCCGCCGTGGCTGTCATCGCCATGGCGATCGCCGTCGTCGTCGCCGTGGGCCTCAAGGTGCTCCGCTCCTTCCGCGAGCTGGGCACAGACGCCGAGCGCGCCACGTACAACACGCTGCACGCGGCGTCGAGAGCCGGACAGCATCTGCGCACCGGCCTGAACCCTTCAGGCGCAGCCAAGGCCAGCCGGCAGCTGCGTAACCTGCTGGGCTGCGATGCCCTTGCCATTACGGACACCTCCGGAGTGCTGGCGTGGGACGGGGGGTCGGAGGAACTCAAACCGTTGCTGATGGGGCTCGCGGCGGACGTACTCGCAGGAGGGCGGACCACGGTGATCCATGCCGGTGACATTCAGCCGCGCGCATTGAACGGCGGGGCGGAACGCGGCGGCCAAGCCGTCCAGCCCGCCGCCGTTATCGCCCCGATCCGGGCAGGAGCCAGAGTGGTGGGCGTAGTGGCCGCCTTTGCCCCGGCCGCAGGCGCCGGCCTGGTCCGCGCAACGGGCGAGGTGGCTGACTGGGTGGCAACCCAGGTGGAACTTGCCGAGCTCGATGCGTCCCGCACCCTGCTGATGGAGGCTGAAGTGCGGGCACTGCGCGCCCAGATAAGCCCGCATTTCATCTACAACTCGCTCAATGCGATCGCTTCCTTTATCAACACCGATCCGGAGCGGGCACGCGAGCTGGTGGTGGAGTTCGCCGACTTCACCAGGTACTCGTTCCGGCGCCACGGTGACTTCACCACCCTTGCCGAGGAACTGCGCTGCATCGACCGCTACCTGCTCCTCGAACGCGCACGGTTCGGCGAGCGGGTGCAGGTCAGCCTGCGGATCGCCCCGGAGGTGCTGAGCACCGTGATCCCGTTCCTGAGCCTGCAGCCGCTTGTGGAGAACGCAGTCAGGCACGGGCTCGAAGCCAAGGAAGGACCCGGCCACATCACCATCACCGCCAACGGTTCCGGGGCCTTCGCCGAAGTCACCATAGAGGACGACGGCGTGGGGATGGATCCGGAGCAGCTGCGGTCCATGCTGGCCGGACACAGCGACGGAGACCATGTGGGCCTGCGGAATGTGGATGCCCGGCTCCGCCAGGTGTACGGCGACGAACATGGCCTGGTGATCGAGACCGCTCCCGGTGAAGGAACCCTCATCACCATGCGTGTGCCCAAATCCCAGCCGAGCCACGATGCCTGA